The nucleotide window CCGGAGCGAAGCCGGAAACAGACGGGTCGTACCCTCATCATCACCCTAAATTCGATTTTGACGAAAAAGCGATGGTCATTGCGGCAAAAACTCTTTGTGCAGCCGCACTGAACTATCAAAACCAGGAACAGTATAAACAAGAAAAACGTGAAACATTAGCATAAGAAACAAAAAGCACAAGCGCCTCGTTCAGCCCCGACAAGCGCTGGAGGGCCTGACAGTGAAGTCGTTCTTTGACTTCATTGGCAGGACCGAAATCGAAAAGTATAGCCGACTGTCCAGAAACGCAGAAACTGGAGACTCCGACAAAGAAGCGCTTTTTGCTTCTGCCGGCGGAGTTGAAGTTTCGGAGTTTCTAGGAGGCGACACTAGACTAGCGTCTCCAGGAGTTAGGAGCCGCAGCTAGACTAGCGTCTCGAGGGGCTAGGCGCTGGAGCTAGATTAAGAACACCCTAAATATGTCACCTACAACATAATTATTTAGTCAGGCCAAACACCTCCGCATCTTATAGTTGCGGAGGTGTTTTCAGGATTCTAATCCTATAAGCATTCATCGCTGTTTCCCCAAGCTGGTCGAGCAGATTGTAATTGGCATAAGCTCCTATAACAGCCCCAATCCCGGGCATCAGCTGCAGCATTTTGGCAAAGTCGATATAGTCTCTGTATTCCTGCTGAAATTGCTGCCAATCCAGCTCCGTCAGTTCAGCTTTCCTTTCTTCCCAGTTCTCAATCAAATCCAATGTCTGCTTTCGATGGTCATCACTTGAAAAAGCCAGCTGGAAAACATAAAGGATGAACAGCCTTTCTTCATATCTTGAAGGGTCATAACCATATACTGAGGCAGCCTCGAAAAGAAATTTCATTTTTATCGATAAAAGCAGTGGAAAATCTGCCATTCCGAGCAGTATACCCCCTGCTCCAGTTCCAGCCCCTTCGACAGCCGCTGTCCTCTTGTAGGCAGACAGCTTTTTATAAAGCTCCTGGTCTTTCTCAGAAAGTGTTAGTCCTGTTCCCTGCTGCTTTTTCGTCGTGTAATTCGATCCCGCCAAAGTTGCCTTGACCATATTCTTGATACTTTCTGTCAAGAATTGATGAACTCTATCTGGAATCAACTGATTCACTTTCGTCTGCGCTTTCTTCGAAGCCCGAGCCAAAAGGCTAGAACGTTTATTCAGCTTCCGCTTAAAGGCGAGGACCTCTTCATATGCATTCAACTCATATTCATTCAAAGCATTCACCCCTTGCTTTACTATTACGTACAAAACGCAAAAACGATTCAAAAAAATCCTTTTCATAAAAGCTTGAAGCGATTACGAAAAGGATTTCCAGATCAGGATTTAAGCTTGCCCTTGCTGTAAAAGTAAACAAAGAACAGGGAAAATGCAATTCCAGAAGCTAAAACAATCGCTCCTAATACCAGTTCCCCTTTAACGAAAACTGTCCCTGCAAAAACAGCTGCCTGAAAAATCATAATTCCTAGAAGCAGGCTCGTAAAGGATTTCTTTCTTGCACTCTCTGGCACAGGGTACAGGCTGACCCATAGTTTGTTTTGGTGATGATTCCATAACGGCAATAGCTGGAACCCTGTCAAATACATGAAAAGCAAGGCAAGCAATATTTGTCCTGGCCCATAAGATAGGAAATAAAGAGCTGCTCCTCCTATCAATGTAAGGCGGACAAGCAGGCTGAAATAATCTCCGGATCTTGCGAAGGTCCTTAAGTAAAGATGGCTGAAGGTCAGGTCCTGCTTATATGGAATGATGTTAACGAGCCAATCCAGCCATTTTCTTCTTTTTGTGCGGTCTCGCAGCTTCGGAACATCGGTAAACATATTGACCACACGGTAAAAGGCATTCATCCGACGTTCCTCGTCCTCGATCAACTGCTCCCACTTCAAGCCTTTATCCTTTGCCTGCTTTTTATAGTAAAAATACAACAAGATTAAGGCAACAGCTGGAACGGCTGCAAATATCAACTGAGCTCCTGAAAAGATAAAATACAATAGCACCACATTGATGGTGAAACGAATGAAGCTGTCAGTCAATTTTACATTTTTCTCGATAAAATACTGCACATTCCAGCGTATCAATATATTGATCCCTTTTATCAGGATGAGTACAATTAAAAGGACGAAAAACGATTTGAAATCGGCACCATGTATTTTTACATGAAGAGGCATCAATACCGCGAGTATGAGCAGCAATAGATATGACTGCATGCTCAGGCTGAATGTGATCGATTTCCGGAAATATTCATCCAGTCTGGTTTCAAGCGGCAATAAAAATATTTTATCCGCTTCCGTCAAAAATGTCTGAATGGGACTATATGTAAGCACTGCTGCAAGAACCAAGGCGATGATCCACGCTGCCGGAAAGTCCGGCTGCAGGGTGTCAATCCACTCTTGATAGTAAAATGCCGCTGTTCCCAATAAAAAAAAGGACAACTATCACTAAATGGCCGTTAAAAATATATCGCAGGTAGCTTCCGGTTTCCTTGGTAAAAGTGCCGAAACGCTCCTTCCATAAGTGCTGCGGATTAAACATAGTCTTCTTCCTTCGTCAGCTGGATATACAGATCATCCAGCGTTGCGCCCGGCATCTCGAACTGATCTCTCAACTCTTCAAGCGTTCCGTGGGCCCTGACTTCTCCATTATGGAGAAT belongs to Mesobacillus subterraneus and includes:
- a CDS encoding ABC transporter permease, which translates into the protein MGTAAFYYQEWIDTLQPDFPAAWIIALVLAAVLTYSPIQTFLTEADKIFLLPLETRLDEYFRKSITFSLSMQSYLLLLILAVLMPLHVKIHGADFKSFFVLLIVLILIKGINILIRWNVQYFIEKNVKLTDSFIRFTINVVLLYFIFSGAQLIFAAVPAVALILLYFYYKKQAKDKGLKWEQLIEDEERRMNAFYRVVNMFTDVPKLRDRTKRRKWLDWLVNIIPYKQDLTFSHLYLRTFARSGDYFSLLVRLTLIGGAALYFLSYGPGQILLALLFMYLTGFQLLPLWNHHQNKLWVSLYPVPESARKKSFTSLLLGIMIFQAAVFAGTVFVKGELVLGAIVLASGIAFSLFFVYFYSKGKLKS
- a CDS encoding EcsC family protein; translation: MNEYELNAYEEVLAFKRKLNKRSSLLARASKKAQTKVNQLIPDRVHQFLTESIKNMVKATLAGSNYTTKKQQGTGLTLSEKDQELYKKLSAYKRTAAVEGAGTGAGGILLGMADFPLLLSIKMKFLFEAASVYGYDPSRYEERLFILYVFQLAFSSDDHRKQTLDLIENWEERKAELTELDWQQFQQEYRDYIDFAKMLQLMPGIGAVIGAYANYNLLDQLGETAMNAYRIRILKTPPQL
- a CDS encoding ABC transporter permease, which translates into the protein MFNPQHLWKERFGTFTKETGSYLRYIFNGHLVIVVLFFIGNSGILLSRVD